One Companilactobacillus heilongjiangensis genomic window, GCCCAACTGTCTTGAATAGCCGTATCTGCAATTGTTTTGGGACTATCAACACTATTATCGTTATCTAATCCCCAGACACCCAAGGTTTCACCGGCCCCAAGCGTTGTTCCCTTGTGCGAGAAATCCTTAACACCTAGAGATGAGTTCTGTAAAACAAAGGCCATTCCATCACCAAAATCACCTGTACTAGTATGTGTTTTGGGACCAAAATAGAGCCACATCGATAGTGTTTGCTTTTTAGTAATATCAATATAATTACCGCCACCAACGTTAGACCAAATAGCAGCGGCTTGATTAGTATTATATGTCATTCTAATGGCACGCAAATCACCAAATGGAGAGCCAGTAGCACTCATCAAAGAAGCCAAGTTATTAACGGTCCCACCACTAGATGTTTTGTAGTCACTAAAGTCTCCTTTTGTAAATAAAGTGGAATCCAATCCCAAATTATCCGGAGCGGTCGACAAGCCTGCATTTTGTTCCGCCAAGGCAGATGCAGCAGATGCAGCTTTAACATTAACTGAACTATTAAAAAATCCCTCAATACCCATGAAAATGGCTACACAAAATAGCCATAATATATTCATTCTTTTTATTTTGCTGCCCTCAATTTCATAAATATATAAATTAAAAATATCTTTTGATAATTATATACACATCATGAAAAAAATACATCGAATTTGTATCATTTTTTAGTCTTTTGGCATAAAAAAAGAAAGCTCATCAAATATTGATAAGCTTTCTTTTCATAATTTGCTATTTATTTTCAGAAATTGCTTTGTTAACTGCGTCTTTTTCGTCTTCAATCAAGTTAACGTTAGTTTCAACAATCTTAATATCCATTTGGATTTCACGAGTCAAACCTGGTGTATTAACTTTTGGTTCAAAGAACTTCTTAAACTCAGCCAAACGTTCTGGTGTATGGAAAATCATTGACGTAACAGTGATATATGTTGAGAATTCCATATCTCCACCGACTGTCTTCTCCAACCATGACCAGTCATTTCTAATCCAATCCCAAGCGTCTTGTTGAGCTTCTTTATTTGCCAAAGTTCCACGATACCATGCACGCAAATCTTGTGGCTTGATAGTATCAGCATCTTCAAATTTACTAATTAATTTCTTAATCAATTCAGCATCAGGTGTACTTGTAATGGCAACTGAAAGGTCTTCTTTATAACTTGGGTCAGCAGTCTTAACGTAATCGTTCAACAAGTTATTGAATAATTCAGCAGAACCGTAGTTCTTAACTTCATTTCTCAAAACGAAGAGACGAATGTCAGCTGATAGGCCAATCAAGTTATCTTTGTTTTCAGTAAAGATTTCGTGAGCCTTAGCAATGGCATCTTTATTTTCAGCATACAATGCGGCGCTCAAAACATATGGACGTGTTAATTGATCGTCATTTGATTCGCCAGCCTTTGGTTCCCAACCTAAACGGGCAACTTGCTTAGCACTCAATTTATCGAACAAAGCTTGCAAGTTCTTTTCTTCAGCAGAACCTGGTTTAACAAACTTCTTCAAATTGTTGGCAACACGATACAATGCGGCATTAACAACAGTTGAATGACTTTGAGCAAATTTACCAAGCAATGGCACGATTTCAGCGTATGAAATTTCACGAGCATCAGCCAATAGCCGAAGATCTTGTAGAATTCCTAATTGTGAAATGTTGTCGATTGAATCAAGATTATCCAAGATATCTTTCAACAAAGTAGCATCGTATTTAACGATAAAGTGTGAGTTGTTACCGACATTTAGACGGAATGGTTCGTTGGCATCCTTGTGCAATTCAGCGTAATCACCGACAACGACTGACTTTTCAGACATAATCTTAGGTGTAGCACCATAGTTACTGTTTAAAGGAATCTTCCATGAACGAGCTTCATCTTTACCTTGACCGATAAAGAATTGTTGTTGTGACAAAGTAATCTTGCCATCAACGACACTAGCTGAAACAACTGGATAACCCGGTTGTTCTAGCCATGAGTGCATGATTGAGCCAACATCGATACCAGAAGCATCACCTAGAGCATTCCAAAGGTCATCACCTTCAGCGTTGTTATACTTGTGAGCTTCAAAGTACTTCTTCAAACCAGCACGTAAGTTATCGTCACCTAACAAGGCACGAACCATAACTAGCATTCTGGCACCCTTAGCGTAAACGATAGCTGAATCGAACAAAGCATCAATTTCAGCCGGATTGTTAACTTGCACATGAACAGATTGAACACCATCAGTCGCATCACGTTGCAAAGCAGCAGGAACATCAGATGTTTGGAACATTTCCCAAACATTCCAGTCAGGTTCAATTGCATCAACAGCAACGTATTCCATCATGTTGGCAAAACTTTCGTTTAACCATAAGTTGTCCCACCACTTCATAGTTACCAAATCACCGAACCATTGGTGAGCAAGTTCGTGAGTAATAACTGTAGCAACAAGTTGTTTAGTATCAAGTGAAGTATTGTCAGGATCAACCATCAAGTAAGCTTCACGGTATGTAACAAGACCCCAGTTTTCCATGGCACCAGCTGAGAAGTCAGGCAAAGCTAATTGCCATGAATGTGGAAGTGGATATGGAGTTTCATAGAAATCTTCATAGAATTCAATAGCACGTTTAGCAATATCCAAGGCAAAGTCTAATTCGTTGGCCTTGTGAGCTTTAGTAGCGAAGACACCGACTTCAACGCCACTCTTAGTTGTTGTAACTTTACTTTGAAGATCACCGAAAGCAAAGGCGATTAAGTAAGTTGACATCTTAACAGTTGTATCGAAGTAGTGAACACCATTTTCAGTTCTAATTTCTGGCATGTTAGCCAAAATTGTTTCACCAGGTTGTTCATCAAACTTGATAGCCATATCAAATTTAGCTTTAGCCTCAGGTTCATCGACACATGGGAAAGCTTGGCGGGCAAAAGTAGTTTCAAATTGTGTTCCGATAATTTGCTTCTTTTCACCATTAACTTCGTAATATGAAGGATAAATACCCATCATTGAGTCAGTCAACTTAGCGTTGTAAGTAATTGTCAAAGTTGTTTCGCCAGCTTGTGGCAAATCAATGTTGATAGCCTCATTAGTATCATCAACAGTGAATTGAACGTCCTTGCCGTTAGCTTGAACAGTTTCAACGTTTAAATATTTTTGGTTAATTGAGATAGATGGCACTTTAGCTCCACCATCAATAACAGTCTTACCAGAGATTTTTTTAGTTCCACGGTCAATATCGATGAAGACATCATAGCGACTTGGTTGAAATTTATCATAAAAGCGTGTTATTTCAGACATAAGTTCCCCTTTTTTAATCATTCTTTAATATACTTCTAATTTATTATAATCTTTAATATATCTTAGTTTCAATATAAAAAGAATAGTAATTTAATATGCCGTCTCCGGGTGTCAGTGATTTTTTGCCAGCTATGGGGACCGGTGCGAGCCAAATTACGGTCTCGCATCTCGATTTGAAGCCTTGCCAAAACCCGGCAAGTCTCCAAAGTCGCCCCGTGGTGTAAGAGCTAAAGCTCTAACGCCACCTCCACAGCAGGCAAAAATCACTGACACCCTCCGACTAAAATTTATTGTGCTTAAAATCTTTTTAATAAAACAGTTGAACGATTATTAATACCTAAATAGCTTATCAAATATAAACCTATGTCCCAAACAAAGTGATTTCTAAATCGATACTATTTCTGATTTTTATCAATTATAATTGATAAAAGCGGATAATTAAGAAATTCTTCAATTATAATTGAAGAAAACTAGAAATTAAGAAATTCTTCAATTATAATTGAAGAAAAAGGAGGACTTAAAATGATTGTTCGTGATTTATATTTAAATAAGCTACGTAAATTTCAAAACACCGAGTTTGTTAAAGTCATAACTGGCGTGAGAAGATCCGGCAAAACTTTTATTCTTCGGCTGTTTCGAGATGAATTGCGCCAACAAGGGATTCCTGACGATCAGATTATCTTTATCAATTTTGAATCTATGAAATATCAGGATCTCTTATCTAAAAATGCCCTCTACGACTATGTTATGAAATCCTTAATTCCTGATAAAAAAATGTATTTATTCTTTGACGAGA contains:
- a CDS encoding M1 family metallopeptidase produces the protein MSEITRFYDKFQPSRYDVFIDIDRGTKKISGKTVIDGGAKVPSISINQKYLNVETVQANGKDVQFTVDDTNEAINIDLPQAGETTLTITYNAKLTDSMMGIYPSYYEVNGEKKQIIGTQFETTFARQAFPCVDEPEAKAKFDMAIKFDEQPGETILANMPEIRTENGVHYFDTTVKMSTYLIAFAFGDLQSKVTTTKSGVEVGVFATKAHKANELDFALDIAKRAIEFYEDFYETPYPLPHSWQLALPDFSAGAMENWGLVTYREAYLMVDPDNTSLDTKQLVATVITHELAHQWFGDLVTMKWWDNLWLNESFANMMEYVAVDAIEPDWNVWEMFQTSDVPAALQRDATDGVQSVHVQVNNPAEIDALFDSAIVYAKGARMLVMVRALLGDDNLRAGLKKYFEAHKYNNAEGDDLWNALGDASGIDVGSIMHSWLEQPGYPVVSASVVDGKITLSQQQFFIGQGKDEARSWKIPLNSNYGATPKIMSEKSVVVGDYAELHKDANEPFRLNVGNNSHFIVKYDATLLKDILDNLDSIDNISQLGILQDLRLLADAREISYAEIVPLLGKFAQSHSTVVNAALYRVANNLKKFVKPGSAEEKNLQALFDKLSAKQVARLGWEPKAGESNDDQLTRPYVLSAALYAENKDAIAKAHEIFTENKDNLIGLSADIRLFVLRNEVKNYGSAELFNNLLNDYVKTADPSYKEDLSVAITSTPDAELIKKLISKFEDADTIKPQDLRAWYRGTLANKEAQQDAWDWIRNDWSWLEKTVGGDMEFSTYITVTSMIFHTPERLAEFKKFFEPKVNTPGLTREIQMDIKIVETNVNLIEDEKDAVNKAISENK